The following coding sequences are from one Trueperaceae bacterium window:
- a CDS encoding 2-oxoglutarate ferredoxin oxidoreductase subunit beta: protein MVVKRGPGQANNIGLTRNEYTGSASTLCKGCGHNSVSSQIIQVAYELSLKPEEVIKLSGIGCSSKSPAYFLGMSHGINALHGRMPAVGTGALLANASLKAIGVSGDGDTGSIGLGNFKHLVRRNVRMVYVIENNGVYGLTKGQFSSTADEGQELKYAGDNPFPEMDLCLEALIAGCGFVARSFAGDVKQIRALLKAALSHRGTAVLDIISPCVAFNNQDISTKSFGYGRANQSSLHEIGYVPPMEEIILQDHEPGELEIVELHDGSQIQLRKLEAEYDASDRIEAVRRVQLSQEHNEFLTGLLYIDSTRPSLSEVAHLVETPLAELTADQLRPSKNDLDAVLKRYM, encoded by the coding sequence TTGGTCGTGAAGCGAGGCCCAGGGCAAGCTAATAATATAGGGCTCACTCGAAACGAGTATACAGGTAGCGCCTCCACGCTTTGTAAGGGTTGTGGGCATAATTCGGTCTCGAGTCAAATTATTCAAGTTGCGTACGAACTTTCGCTGAAGCCGGAAGAGGTTATTAAGCTTTCTGGCATTGGTTGTTCTAGCAAATCCCCTGCGTATTTCCTTGGGATGTCGCACGGTATTAACGCCCTTCATGGGCGGATGCCTGCGGTAGGTACAGGAGCCTTGCTTGCTAACGCTAGCCTTAAGGCCATCGGAGTTTCTGGCGATGGGGATACTGGGTCAATAGGTCTAGGAAATTTTAAGCATTTGGTGCGTAGGAATGTACGGATGGTTTACGTAATCGAAAACAATGGTGTGTATGGTCTGACAAAAGGCCAATTTTCTTCGACTGCTGATGAAGGTCAAGAATTGAAATATGCTGGGGACAATCCGTTTCCTGAAATGGATCTGTGCCTGGAGGCGCTTATTGCAGGATGTGGTTTCGTTGCTCGAAGTTTTGCAGGAGATGTTAAGCAAATTCGGGCTTTGCTTAAAGCAGCTCTTTCTCACCGAGGCACCGCGGTGTTAGATATTATTAGTCCCTGCGTTGCATTTAATAACCAGGACATCAGTACCAAAAGTTTTGGGTATGGCAGGGCGAACCAAAGCTCTTTACACGAAATAGGGTATGTACCGCCTATGGAAGAAATCATTCTACAGGACCACGAGCCAGGCGAACTTGAAATTGTGGAACTTCATGATGGGTCCCAAATTCAGCTTCGTAAGCTTGAAGCTGAATACGATGCTAGCGATCGGATAGAAGCTGTGCGAAGAGTGCAGCTATCTCAAGAACATAATGAATTTCTTACGGGACTTCTTTATATAGATTCGACTAGACCTTCTTTGTCAGAAGTTGCTCATTTGGTTGAAACGCCTCTAGCAGAATTGACGGCCGATCAATTACGGCCGTCAAAAAACGATTTAGACGCAGTGTTAAAGCGGTACATGTAA